CTGCTGCCAGGGCGGCGGCACCGGGGCGTTCGGGTCCGGGATGACGATCTGCTCGCCGGCGCGGATCGAGGAGGCGTCGAGGATGCCGTTGGCCTCCATGATGGCGGCGACGGGGACGCCGCAGCGGGTGGCCACGTGGCTCAGGCTCTCGCCCTCGGCGACGACGTAGCGGACCGGGCAGATCTCGACCGTCGACGGCGTCTGCTCCTCCTCGATGGCCGGATCGTCGATGTCGTCCGGTGCCGGCTCGACCTCCACCGTCGTGGTGGTGGCCCGGGTGAACTCGGCGAGCTGGAAGTCGCCGCACCCCGCGGCGCCGAGGATCACGGCGACGGCGAGCGCCGGGCCGACCCACCGACGGCCGAGGAGCGAGGAGCGCGACATCCCCGACAGGCTACCTCCGCCTCCTACGCTGGCCGTGTGGCCGTCCCCTTCGATCGCGACTTCACCGTCGAGCACGGGCACGTGGACCAGGTGTCGCCCACGATCCGGCGGATCGTGGCCCCGAACCCCGGACGGTTCACGTTCACCGGCACCGGCACCTACGTCGTGGGCCACGGCACCGTGGCGGTGATCGACCCGGGGCCCAACCTCCCCGAGCACCTCACGGCACTCGAGGCCGCCCTCGACGGCGAGACCGTGTCGCACATCCTGATCACCCACACCCACGGCGACCACTCGCCCGCCGCTGCGCCGCTCAAGGCCCGCACCGGTGCGCTCACGTACGGCTACGGGCCCCACCCCGCCACCGACGTGCGGATCGGCGACGGCGAGGACGACACGCCGCAGGAGGAGCGCTCCGACCGCGACTTCGTGCCCGACGTCGAGCTGCGCGACGGTGACGTCGTGGCCGGCGACGGCTGGACCTTCGACGTGCTGCACACCCCGGGGCACATCTCCAACCACCTCTGCTTCGCCTACCGGGAGGAGAAGGCGCTCTTCACCGGCGACCACGTGATGGGCTGGTCGACGTCGGTCATCCCGTCGCCGGACGGCGACCTCACCGCCTACATGGCGAACCTGCGGCGCCTCCTCGATCGCGACGACGACGTCTACTGGCCCACGCACGGCAAGCCGATCCACGAGCCACGCCCCTACGTGGCCGCGCTGATCGCCCACCGCGAGGAGCGGACGCGCCAGATCGTCGAGCGGCTGTCCGCGGGCGACCGCACCATCGACGAGGTGGTCCCCGCCCTCTACGCCGACGTCGACCCTGCGCTGCACCCTGCGGCCGCACGGTCGGTGCTCGCCCACCTCGTCGCCCTCGAACGGGAGGGGGCGGTGCACGCCGACGGCGATCCCCTGACGCCGTCGACGACGTGGACCCTCCGCCGGGGACGCCCGTGAACCTCCCCGAGGGGCCGGCGCACGCCGCCATCGACATCGGCACCAACTCGATCCACCTCCTCGTCGCCCGGTCGCCCGCGCCGGGACGCCTCGAGGTGCTGGCGCAGGAGAAGGAGGTCGTGCGCCTCGGCCACGGCGGCAGCGACATGCGACGCCTCGACCCCGACGCGATCGAGCGGGGCATCGCGGCCCTGCACCGGTTCCGCCAGGTGGCCGACATCTGGGACGCCGACATCACGGCGGTCGCGACGTCGGCGGTGCGCGAGGCCGAGAACCACGACGAGTTCACGTCGCGGGCCCGCGACGAGGCCGGCATCGAGGTGGAGGTCATCTCCGGCGTCGAGGAGGCCCGGCTCATCCACCTCGGCGCGCTCCACGCCCTG
This portion of the Actinomarinicola tropica genome encodes:
- a CDS encoding LysM peptidoglycan-binding domain-containing protein codes for the protein MSRSSLLGRRWVGPALAVAVILGAAGCGDFQLAEFTRATTTTVEVEPAPDDIDDPAIEEEQTPSTVEICPVRYVVAEGESLSHVATRCGVPVAAIMEANGILDASSIRAGEQIVIPDPNAPVPPPWQQNEDGPGIGR
- a CDS encoding MBL fold metallo-hydrolase — its product is MAVPFDRDFTVEHGHVDQVSPTIRRIVAPNPGRFTFTGTGTYVVGHGTVAVIDPGPNLPEHLTALEAALDGETVSHILITHTHGDHSPAAAPLKARTGALTYGYGPHPATDVRIGDGEDDTPQEERSDRDFVPDVELRDGDVVAGDGWTFDVLHTPGHISNHLCFAYREEKALFTGDHVMGWSTSVIPSPDGDLTAYMANLRRLLDRDDDVYWPTHGKPIHEPRPYVAALIAHREERTRQIVERLSAGDRTIDEVVPALYADVDPALHPAAARSVLAHLVALEREGAVHADGDPLTPSTTWTLRRGRP